Genomic segment of Methanobrevibacter sp.:
CAGGCATAATAGAAACTGCATTAAATTTCTGCGATGAAATCCTTTCAAGAGCATTGGTTGCCAATCAATTTCTGGTATTCATCGATGCGTTATCTGCAAAGGCGCATGTTTATGCATATGGCGGGGATTATGACTCATTCATGGATTATGATTTGCAAAGATATATATTGGGTTTAAACCCTATCGTATTGGATGCTCAAAGTTATGCTTCCTATGATGTTATAAACGAAGCCAATATTATTAATTTAAGAAATGTCTTGGAAAAGCTAGAAATGGGCAGTTTAAAGAAAAGATTTGATAGAATTTGGAACATATGCAATATCAAGAGCATTACTGTGCCTAAAAAGACTTGCTATAAAATATTGCAAAAGGCTATTGCCGGTGCAGATATTGAAGAGCTTAACTTTGACTTGAAAGAGAAATATTTTGATAAAAAATTCGGAATCTAAAAAATGAAATCTAAAGTTGCCGGATATGTCCTTATAATTGGTAGTTTATATTATATTATAGCTGAAGCCATCTCTGCAACTTTTTTCAATTCCTCTTTGATGAGTACTTATCTTTTCCATACAATATCCGAATTGGGCATTCCCAATGCCAATTCCCCATTGTTTTGGTTAATGAACAGTGCTTTCATTTTAATTGGTTTAACCCTTATTTTTGGTTATTTTTATAAATTTAGAGATTTCATTATTAAAAATAAAATCGTTTGTTCTGTTTTGGCATTAGTGACCGCTTTCGGTGTCATTATTGTTGGTCTCATTCATGGCGGCAATCCATTGACTTCCGGTTACCATACCTTGGGGGCAGTAATGGCAATTTTGGGCGGAAATGTATTGTTGGTCTTAATTTCAAGATCTATGAATAACTTTGGCAAATATCAAAAAGCCACATTAACGTTAGGCATTTTTGGATTAATAGCTTTTTGGATATTGTTTTTCAACATGGAAAGCATCTACATGCCTGTTTTTGAGAGATTGTCCGTTTATACTTTGGTCATATGGAGTTTCATAACAGGGGTCTATCTGATTAAATGAGATTTTCAGGTAACCTTTTTTTCACTAAAAGTTTAAATAGTCCTTTGAATAATTATAGTTAAAGGTGATAATATGGTAAATCTAGATAAAGCTATTGAAGAAGAAATTTTGGCAATCGTCGAAAAATACCAAAAAGAAAACACAAAACTTCTAAACTACCTGATTACTGATGATGAGATTACCTTTTTCTCCCCATTGGGAAATGGTAAGGCAATAACTGCAGAAGATTTGCAAAAAGTTGCTGATATCTTAAAAGGTTCATTCATCGGAATGGAAATTGTAAATCAGGAATACAGGTTTAAATTCAAAATGGGTTTGTAGGAGTTGCATTTAACTCCTAACTTACTTTTTTTTAAAATCCTCAGGATACAATTCATATTTTATTGCTCATTTTCATTTTTTAAGTACTCTTGTGTGAGCTTGCATTCGCTCATGCACTTTGTGCAGCCAAGCCCTGCCTTGTATTGGTCCATTATATATTCAAAGCAGGCATCAATATCAATAATGTCTTCTCTATCTAATCTATCATTCCATTTTTGAGGGTTGATTGCATTAACAGGGCATGCTTCCTGACAATTAGTGCATTCCTCACACTCTGAATCGGTAATGGGTTCTCCAAAATCCATAGGCATATCAGTTAATATTGCACCTAAAACAACTGCTGAGCCGTATTCTGGAGTTACAAACAGTGCAGAGCGTCCAATCCAGCCAAGACCTGATTTGGTGGCTATTGTTTTATAAGGCAATATGCTTAATAGCTTTTTCATGTCACATTCATTTCTTGTCATGGTCAATGCAAAGGCATCATATCCAAGGCGTTTAATGTATTCCTCGCCTTTAATGGCAATTTTACTTAATTCGGCGACTTTCGCATGAAAGCACTTCCAATATGCTTCATAATCTTCATCTTCAACTAGATGCATGGCCTTTTTGGGTAATTTCATAACCAAGCTTATTCCATTTGGCAGATCAACTAAATCACTAGCCAGTCCATCAACATTTGCATAGCCGACCTTGCTTGCACCAAGTCCAAGAAGATATTTTTTAACTTCATCCATATACTTAATTTTATAAACCATAAAATAAAATATTAATTGTAGTGATTAAATGAAAGATATAGATGTTTTAATTGAAGCTTTGCCTTATATCAAAAAGTTTCATGATAAAAAAATTTTAATTAAATATGGTGGACATGCAATGGTGGATGATGAAGCAAAGTCATCTACGGCTCGCGATACTGTTTTACTAAAATATGTGGGAATGAAACCTCTTATTGTTCATGGTGGAGGTCCTGAAATTTCAAGATCAATGGATAAATTAGGAAAAGAACCTAAATTTATTAAGGGACTTCGTGTAACTGATGAGGAGACCATGGAAATTATTGAAATGGTGCTGGTCGGTAAAATCTCAACCGAGATAGTTTCTGAGTTAATCAAGCATGATGGTGAAGCAATAAGTTTATCAGGAAAGGATTCAAGTTTAATTTTTGCCCATAAAAAGCAGGCAAGCAAAATCGATGAGGAGATTGTTGATTTGGGTCTTGTCGGTGAAGTTGATTGTATAAACACAGATTTGCTTGACATGTTCATAGATAACGATTATATTCCTGTAATATCTCCAGTGGGCATTGCAGAAGACGGAACCAGCTTGAATCTAAATGCAGATACTGCAGCGGGTGAAGTCGCAGGTGCGATAGGTGCAGAAAAGTTAATAATTCTAACTGATGTTCCGGGTGTTTTAAGAGACCCAAATGATCCAGAGTCATTGATTCAAAAAATTAATGTCGATGAGATTCCAGGTTTAATTGAAGAAGGCATCATTTCAGGCGGAATGATTCCAAAAATTGAAACCTGTGTTCATGCCATTGAAAATGGTGTTCAATCATGCCACATTATCGACGGGCGTAAAAAACACTCTTTGCTTTTAGAAATATTTACCACTGATGGTATTGGAACTATGATTTCTAAATAATCATAGTTTTATTCTTTTTTTTTAATTTTGAGGATGTGACGCAAAATTTTTAATTGAATTTTGTGTTTTTGATTTTTTTTATAGTTTTTCTTATTTTTAGTTGTTTTTTCTGTTTATTTCATTGTATATTCTTTTTAAGTTATGTCCGATTGTGTATAGTTTGAATTCTGTGTTTGTGTTTTTTATTCCTGTTGTGGTGAATTCATGCAGTTTCATATTTTGTTTTATGTGTGCAAATGGTAGTTCTGCTGTTTTTGATCGTTTTTTGTAGATTTTTTGTGCCCAGTCTGTTTCCATTTTCCGTTGCATTCTGATTTTGGAAGGGTTTCCATAGTCTTGAATTGTTCTGTAGTTCTTTTTCTTGCAGCAGATTTCTTTCATTATGCAGTTTTTGCATTCGTTTGTCCAATAGGTTATTCTTTGTTTGTTTTTGTATTCGTATGTTTTTCTTCGATATAAAATTTCGCCCAAAGGGCAGATATAGGTTTCAATTTCAGCATCGTAAGTGAAATTGTCTTTTTTGAATGGTTTATCCCATAGATTGTACTTTTTTTCTTTTCTTGAGAGTTTTCTTGTGGATATGTATCCATCAAGTCCTTTTTCTTCGAGATAGGTTGTGTTTTCATCTGTGGAATATCCATTATCAGCACTGAATTGGAAATTAGAAGGCATTTCATCGTAAATTCCTTCTAAATTGCTTTCTAATTGTTCTATTGATGGAATTAGTTCGAAATGGTCTGTTGGATTTTGTGTTACGTATGATGAAAGTATTATTCCTTTGTATTCGTCTACAATGATTTGTGCATTGTAATCCCATTCCCATTTGCCTTTTTTATTCATCATCAAGCGAGCATCAGGGTCATTAATACCAATTACATCTTTTGGTGACTCTTTTACTTTTTCTTCGAGTTCATTGAGTTTTTTTAAAACTTTTTCCGGATTTTTTTCAGCCTGTTTTAAAAGATTTAAACTTGAAGAACGCAATTTATCTTTGTTTCTATTATCTTTAGAAGATTTTTCTATTTCTTTTACTGTTTTTTTGAATTTTTCTTTGTCAGTTAAGGATTCTGGAACACTATTTCCAGATTCATCTCCAAGTTCTTCATCTTCTTGTTGATCTCTTTCAATACTTTTTTGGAGGTGTTCTTTCATGATTTTGATTTGATTTTCATCTGTTAATTTGTTAATTGATGTTTTTGCTTTGATTTTAGTTCCGTCCAAGCTCAAATGATGGATTTTTATTAAATCATTATCTTTTGCAATTTTAATGGTTGTTTTGAATGCTTCGTCGATTAAATCGGAATATTCGACTTTAAATCTTGCTATTGTCCTATATGGTGGTTTTTCCATTGCTGCAAGATACATATATGCAATGTCCGTACGTGTTTTCCTCTCAATTTCCCTTGAAGATAATCCCCCATCGAAAACACTCATTAAAATGAGTCTAAGCAATAATTCGCGCGGATAAGCAAATTCACCAGGAGTTCCACGAAACTCCTGGTTCGCTTTCGAACAATCAATTAAATCAACCACATTTTTAATAAAATAACACGGATGATCTTTAGGAATCAAATTCCGCAAGTCCAACGGGACTAACATACTCTGATTAATATTATCATCTTTCAAAACCATGAATAAAACAACCATAAATATTAATATCTATAATAAAAGATTGTACTTCATAGTATATAAAATTAAAGAAAAAATAAGCAAAATAAAATTAAAAAAATAGTGACTTCGTGTTACATCCTCAAATTTAAGATAGTAAAGTAAAAACTTTAAACGGCAGGTTTCTATCCTGAATACCCTCCAGATTCGAAAAACATTAAAATATTCCTCATTAAATGTTCCGAATCCATGATTTCCATGTTGTTCTAGCATTGCCTTCTGTTAAATCGAATACCTATGTTGTTATTGTCATTCTTTTGGTTTTGGATTTAATTTGGATTTTGATTGCCATGAAAAATTCCTGCCTCTGATGGCAGACAATTCCTCCAAAAAGGAGCAGCCGCTGAACAGGCACCCGATATATCTTGCATTGTAACGTTCCAACCAGCTATGGGAGAAATGTCCTTCAATGCGCAAATGATTAAAAAAATCATCAAAAGTTGACATTATAAACAATGGAAGAAATATATGTCATGAAAGGTTTAATAATATGAAAGGTATATTATAATATAATTATCATTTCATTAAACAATCTATAAGCAAAACCTTTTAAAATTGACTCTTCAAGACTTAATTTCATAATATTATGAAAAATTTGATTAGGTGATATGATGATGAAAGCATATGCGGTTGTATCTCATTTCAGAGATGACATACCCGAACAAAAAGAAGTAATGAAAATTTTAAAAGAGCATTTGAAATATTTCGCAAAATGTAGTGAAGAAGGCAAAGTTCTTATTGCAGGTCCTCATGCTTTGGAAGACGGTTCCTTTGGTGGAGGCGGAGTCATGGTATTGAAAACCAATTCAAAAGAAGAAGCTGAAGAGCTCATGGCTAACGATCCGTTTGTAACAGGAAACATTGTAGATTATACAATCTATGAATTTAGAGTAGTTAATCTAAGACCTGAATTAGAAGAATGGTTTAAATCATAACCTTCATTTTTTTCTTTTTTTCTTTAATTTTTTAATTTTTAAGATTGCTTTGCCTTTGCTGCTTTTAATAAATCTATAATTAAATATATAGAAAAAGCAACTAAAAAAAATAAGTCCACGAAATTGTTTTAAGAAAGTTCATGGCACATCATCATTTTTAAACATTTTTCTAAGTTCTCTTCTAAGCAATTTCCAACCGTTTACTCTTGGAAGTTCGTCGAGTGCAAATATTTTTCTTGGAACTTTATATCTGGATAAGTTTTCACGTGCATATTCTATTAATCCTTCATCATCAGACTCATTTTCCCATACGACTGCCGCAACAGGGATTTCTCCTCTGTGACAGTCATTTATGCTGAAAATAGCTATCTCTTTGACTGCAGGATATTTTATTAGGACTTCCTCCACTTCTGTTGGGTAGATTTTCCATCCGCTCATTACAATCATGTCTTTTTTACGGTCTGTAATAAATAACCGATTATCTTCATCAAGGTATCCGATGTCTCCTGTTAAAAACCAGCCGTCATCTAAAAATGATGCTTTTGTTTTTTTTTCATTTCCCCAATATCCTTTTGCAATTGCAGGTCCTCTAAGTGCAATTTCGCCCTGTTCATATTTCGGCAATGTTATTGAGGAGTCCAGTTCATCCACTATTTTAACTTCTGAAAAACAAACAGGATGGCCTACACTTTCAAATCTGTCTGCTTCCCAGTAATCTTCCGGTCTGATGACGGTTCCGGTCCCGATTACAATAGACTCTGATAATCCATATGCGTTTATGATTGGAATCTGGTAGGTTTGATGGAAATCTTTCCATATCTTTTTATGCAGTGGTCCTCCACCTGAAATTATTTCTCGAACTGTTTTAAGGTGTTTTCTTGCATCCATAGTGGTTAGTGAATGTATTACTGGAGGCATTCCGCTTAAAACAGTAACTTTTTCCTTTTCACATAACTCCAAATATTCATCCAAGTTGAACTGTTCCATCATGATGTAATAAGCTGCAGCCCTTAGGGCTGAAATTGCCCAGGATAAGCCTACATGCGCCATAGGATAAATTCCCAGGAACACGTCGTCTTGTTTTAAGGTTAAAACATCACATTCATTGTGGATTGCAGTAAAGTAGTTTCCATGTGTAAGCATTGCACCTTTAGGTTTTCCGGTTGTTCCTGAGGTATATTGCAATTGGCATAAGTCATCCCATTCTGTTGCTTCAGCTTCCAAAACTTCGCTATCCTTGAAATCAATTATTTTTTGTGGAATGTAAGTGTCAATGTCAATAATGCCTTTAGCTTCAATATCAGTAATCATTAATTTTGCCTGTGAGTCATCTACAATGTATTCAAGTTCTGCTGCTGTAAAGACTCTGTTTGTCGGAATGGCTATTGCCCCTATTCTCCATATTGCGAAAAGAGAAAATAAATATTCTTCTGAGTTGTTCAAGTAAATTAATACTCTATCTCCTTTATTCACTCTTAAATTTTTCAATTCACGTCCAATTTCAGAAACAATAGATAAGATTTCTCCGGAGGTGTATTTTTCTCCATTTTTGGGGTTGTATAAAACGTTTTTGTCTAATCTTTTTGAGTTCGCATCTAAAAAAGTGGTAATGTTTAACATTAGATTAACTCCTTAACAATGGCTTTTGTAATGTCAATGGTGCTTGCATCTCCCCCTAAATCGGGGGTTTTTATTTTGCATTCTGCAATTACTTTTTCCACTGCATTTTTGATGTCATTTGCAGTTTCCCATTCTCCCAAATAATCAAGCATCATTGAAGCGGAAAGTATCATTGAACATGGATTTGCTATATGTTTTCCTGCAATGTCTGGTGCAGATCCATGCACGGGTTCAAACAATCCGTTGTGATCTCCAATATTTCCTGATGGTGCAAGCCCTAATCCTCCTACAAGCCCTGCACTTTCATCGGATAGGATGTCTCCAAACAAGTTGGTTGACACGATGACATTGAAGGTTTGTGGCTGTGTGATAAGATACATGGCCATTGCATCCACGTAATAATCTTCAGTATTGATTTGAGGGTACTGCTTTGCTACATTGTAGAAACTTTCTTTAAAAACACTGTCTGTCTTTTTCAGGACATTGCTTTTGTGAACGCATGTGACTTTTGTCTGACCTCTTTTAATGCATAAATTGAAGGCTGCTTTTGAGATTCTCTCAGACGCTTTTTTCGTGATGATTCTTTCGGCTATCATTTTGTTTTCATCACCATATTCGACTTGGGAATAAAGTCCTTCGGTGTTTTCCCTTACAATTACAAAATCGATGTCGTTTCTTAAACAGTTAACGCCTTTATAGGATTTAATTGGTCTGATATTTGCATATACGTTCAATGCTTTTCTTAAATTGATGATTGGGCTTGGTTGGCCTGGAGTGGATGTTGATGCTCCAAATAATACTGCATCGCTTTTGTTTGCTAGTTTCAATGTTTCATCAGGTAATGTTGTACCATTCTTGTTGAAACACTCAAAGCCTGCCTCACCATATTCAAAACTAAATTCCAAATCCAGCTTATCAAGTAAATATTCGCAGGCATTCATGACTTCCTTTCCTATTCCATCTCCGCTTATAACTGCAATATTATACATTGTTTTACCTTGAATACAATTTTGTTCGTATACTTATAATATTGATATTTATTCTATTTAAGTTAAATTAAAATTTGTTCGTATGTTATCGAAATATTTTTATATCTCAATTAGTATAATAATAAGTAATAACAAAAATAAGGTTAGTTTTTCCTTGTCGAATTAGTGAGGGTTTAAAATGGAAAGAAGTATTGATGAATTAATTGAATTATTGAATGATAAAGATGACTTCGTTGTTGAAGATGTCATTGGAGAATTGGAGTTAAGAAAAGAGGAGTCATTGGATCCATTAATTGATGCATTATCCAGCAGAAAGAAAAATATCAGATTGCATGCTGCAACTTTACTTGGCGCAATCAATGACCCAAAAGCAATTCCTGCTTTAATCGCAACTTTAAAAGACAACAACAAATTGGTAAGAAGAGAAGCTTCTACAGCTTTAAGCCGTATGGGCGAGCCTGCTGTTGATCCTTTAATTGAAACTTTAGATGATGAAGATTGGAGAGTAAGGGGAGCAGCTGCTTGGGCACTTGGAAACCTAGGTGATGAAAAAGCCATTCCTGCACTTGAAAAATTGCTTGATGATGAAAGCGGTTTTGTAAAACAAGGTGCACAAAGTGCAATAGCTTCAATTAAGAAATAATCTTATTTCTTATTCTTTTTTTTTATTTGCTTTTTTTGTAAATGTCTTATTAATGATTTAATTAACAAAAATTAAATTCCTTCATTTTTTTAACTTTATTTAATTAATTTTTTAAACATTGTTTAATTATTTTTTTATTTTAATGATTTTTTTCAGAATTTTTATTCATCGGAAGGCATTTTCCAACACATTTATATACTTGTATAATTAAAGTATAATACGGAAGTCATATTCCGACTATAATAATTTTATGTGGAGGATTAAAATTGTGCGGAATCGCAGGAATCGTTTATAAAGATAAAAAATTACATGATATTGGAAATGATATGACCAATATGCTTCATCAATTGCAACACAGGGGGCCTGACTCAGCAGGATACTCTATTTATGGAGGTACTGGTCTTGAAGAGAATGAATACATCTTAAAAATTCAAGTAAAAGAAAGCGACAAATTGCTTGAGAAAGTTAAAGATACAATTAACTTCATAACTCCAATTAAACAGGATGCCATCCTTCCTTCCGTTGGGGAATCATTCATTTATAAATGTAAAATATCTTTAGATAGATTTTGTGAGCTCAAGCCCTTGATTACAAAAGTTGACACTATAGATGATGTAATCGTAATTAACGGCAGTCATGATTTTGAAATGATAAAGGATGTAGGTTCCGTACTTGATATTGCAAACAGATATGATGTGAGGTCTGTAAAAGGAACACATGCAATTGGCCACACTAGATTTTCAACTGAAAGTGGAGTGGACAGATATCATGCACACCCTTTCCAGACATACATTGTTCGTGATATTTCAGTTGTACACAACGGACAGATCACAAACTATTGGAAAGTTCGTGATCCTTTAGAGAGAAAAGGCCACACATTCGAAACATTCAATGATACTGAATGTCTTGTTCACTACATTGCAGATAAACTGGATACCGGTTACTCTCTAGAG
This window contains:
- a CDS encoding DUF998 domain-containing protein, giving the protein MKSKVAGYVLIIGSLYYIIAEAISATFFNSSLMSTYLFHTISELGIPNANSPLFWLMNSAFILIGLTLIFGYFYKFRDFIIKNKIVCSVLALVTAFGVIIVGLIHGGNPLTSGYHTLGAVMAILGGNVLLVLISRSMNNFGKYQKATLTLGIFGLIAFWILFFNMESIYMPVFERLSVYTLVIWSFITGVYLIK
- a CDS encoding reductive dehalogenase domain-containing protein; the protein is MVYKIKYMDEVKKYLLGLGASKVGYANVDGLASDLVDLPNGISLVMKLPKKAMHLVEDEDYEAYWKCFHAKVAELSKIAIKGEEYIKRLGYDAFALTMTRNECDMKKLLSILPYKTIATKSGLGWIGRSALFVTPEYGSAVVLGAILTDMPMDFGEPITDSECEECTNCQEACPVNAINPQKWNDRLDREDIIDIDACFEYIMDQYKAGLGCTKCMSECKLTQEYLKNENEQ
- the argB gene encoding acetylglutamate kinase gives rise to the protein MKDIDVLIEALPYIKKFHDKKILIKYGGHAMVDDEAKSSTARDTVLLKYVGMKPLIVHGGGPEISRSMDKLGKEPKFIKGLRVTDEETMEIIEMVLVGKISTEIVSELIKHDGEAISLSGKDSSLIFAHKKQASKIDEEIVDLGLVGEVDCINTDLLDMFIDNDYIPVISPVGIAEDGTSLNLNADTAAGEVAGAIGAEKLIILTDVPGVLRDPNDPESLIQKINVDEIPGLIEEGIISGGMIPKIETCVHAIENGVQSCHIIDGRKKHSLLLEIFTTDGIGTMISK
- a CDS encoding IS1182 family transposase; amino-acid sequence: MVLKDDNINQSMLVPLDLRNLIPKDHPCYFIKNVVDLIDCSKANQEFRGTPGEFAYPRELLLRLILMSVFDGGLSSREIERKTRTDIAYMYLAAMEKPPYRTIARFKVEYSDLIDEAFKTTIKIAKDNDLIKIHHLSLDGTKIKAKTSINKLTDENQIKIMKEHLQKSIERDQQEDEELGDESGNSVPESLTDKEKFKKTVKEIEKSSKDNRNKDKLRSSSLNLLKQAEKNPEKVLKKLNELEEKVKESPKDVIGINDPDARLMMNKKGKWEWDYNAQIIVDEYKGIILSSYVTQNPTDHFELIPSIEQLESNLEGIYDEMPSNFQFSADNGYSTDENTTYLEEKGLDGYISTRKLSRKEKKYNLWDKPFKKDNFTYDAEIETYICPLGEILYRRKTYEYKNKQRITYWTNECKNCIMKEICCKKKNYRTIQDYGNPSKIRMQRKMETDWAQKIYKKRSKTAELPFAHIKQNMKLHEFTTTGIKNTNTEFKLYTIGHNLKRIYNEINRKNN
- a CDS encoding YciI family protein — protein: MMMKAYAVVSHFRDDIPEQKEVMKILKEHLKYFAKCSEEGKVLIAGPHALEDGSFGGGGVMVLKTNSKEEAEELMANDPFVTGNIVDYTIYEFRVVNLRPELEEWFKS
- a CDS encoding class I adenylate-forming enzyme family protein, producing MLNITTFLDANSKRLDKNVLYNPKNGEKYTSGEILSIVSEIGRELKNLRVNKGDRVLIYLNNSEEYLFSLFAIWRIGAIAIPTNRVFTAAELEYIVDDSQAKLMITDIEAKGIIDIDTYIPQKIIDFKDSEVLEAEATEWDDLCQLQYTSGTTGKPKGAMLTHGNYFTAIHNECDVLTLKQDDVFLGIYPMAHVGLSWAISALRAAAYYIMMEQFNLDEYLELCEKEKVTVLSGMPPVIHSLTTMDARKHLKTVREIISGGGPLHKKIWKDFHQTYQIPIINAYGLSESIVIGTGTVIRPEDYWEADRFESVGHPVCFSEVKIVDELDSSITLPKYEQGEIALRGPAIAKGYWGNEKKTKASFLDDGWFLTGDIGYLDEDNRLFITDRKKDMIVMSGWKIYPTEVEEVLIKYPAVKEIAIFSINDCHRGEIPVAAVVWENESDDEGLIEYARENLSRYKVPRKIFALDELPRVNGWKLLRRELRKMFKNDDVP
- the aksF gene encoding homoisocitrate dehydrogenase; this encodes MYNIAVISGDGIGKEVMNACEYLLDKLDLEFSFEYGEAGFECFNKNGTTLPDETLKLANKSDAVLFGASTSTPGQPSPIINLRKALNVYANIRPIKSYKGVNCLRNDIDFVIVRENTEGLYSQVEYGDENKMIAERIITKKASERISKAAFNLCIKRGQTKVTCVHKSNVLKKTDSVFKESFYNVAKQYPQINTEDYYVDAMAMYLITQPQTFNVIVSTNLFGDILSDESAGLVGGLGLAPSGNIGDHNGLFEPVHGSAPDIAGKHIANPCSMILSASMMLDYLGEWETANDIKNAVEKVIAECKIKTPDLGGDASTIDITKAIVKELI
- a CDS encoding HEAT repeat domain-containing protein, with amino-acid sequence MERSIDELIELLNDKDDFVVEDVIGELELRKEESLDPLIDALSSRKKNIRLHAATLLGAINDPKAIPALIATLKDNNKLVRREASTALSRMGEPAVDPLIETLDDEDWRVRGAAAWALGNLGDEKAIPALEKLLDDESGFVKQGAQSAIASIKK
- a CDS encoding glutamine amidotransferase family protein, encoding MCGIAGIVYKDKKLHDIGNDMTNMLHQLQHRGPDSAGYSIYGGTGLEENEYILKIQVKESDKLLEKVKDTINFITPIKQDAILPSVGESFIYKCKISLDRFCELKPLITKVDTIDDVIVINGSHDFEMIKDVGSVLDIANRYDVRSVKGTHAIGHTRFSTESGVDRYHAHPFQTYIVRDISVVHNGQITNYWKVRDPLERKGHTFETFNDTECLVHYIADKLDTGYSLEEALEQSVEDMDGPFSYIIGTPQGIGIAKDKLGLRPGVMAENDDVFAIASEEVSLREVVDTSHVEQISPGEVMVYEI